Genomic DNA from Candidatus Methylomirabilota bacterium:
GCGGTTCAAACCGAGAAGACGGGCGGCTCGGACCTGATTGCCTCCCGTCAGGGCCAGCACGTGCGCGAGCAGCGGGCGCTCGACCAGGGCCAGCATCTCGCGGTAGATGCGCCCCGGCCGGGTGGTGAGCAAGCGGTCGGCGAGCGTGCGGACCGCCCTGGCCAGGGCCCGCGGGGAGCCATCCACCCCGGGGGTGGCCAGGCGCTC
This window encodes:
- a CDS encoding helix-turn-helix domain-containing protein, with the protein product ERLATPGVDGSPRALARAVRTLADRLLTTRPGRIYREMLALVERPLLAHVLALTGGNQVRAARLLGLNRNTLHKRCQRLRLLPAPRAEVRTRSRRLRSVPLG